The Bacteroidota bacterium genome window below encodes:
- a CDS encoding DinB family protein, protein MKTEYLTLLSMANFTLSRNLENITNEESLNRIGENGNCINWLAGHILSVRDAVFSNFGMVKFLSEEECKRYERGSAPIDASENPVSFQKIKEGLATTYSRWTDIIKSKDEDFFDTPIPAEGLPLPIPEPTIGKLLFILAYHEGYHTGQIGLAQRAMGKEFSLKL, encoded by the coding sequence ATGAAAACTGAATATTTAACTCTGCTTTCAATGGCAAATTTTACATTGAGCAGAAATCTTGAAAACATAACAAACGAAGAAAGTCTTAACCGGATCGGAGAAAATGGAAATTGCATTAACTGGCTGGCAGGACATATTTTATCGGTAAGAGATGCAGTATTTTCGAATTTTGGAATGGTAAAATTTCTTTCTGAAGAAGAGTGTAAACGTTATGAAAGAGGTTCAGCACCAATAGATGCATCAGAGAATCCGGTCAGCTTTCAAAAAATTAAGGAGGGACTTGCAACTACTTATTCACGCTGGACAGATATAATTAAATCAAAAGATGAAGATTTTTTTGATACTCCAATTCCTGCCGAAGGCTTACCGCTTCCTATTCCTGAACCCACAATCGGTAAACTATTATTTATATTAGCATATCATGAAGGTTATCATACAGGACAAATCGGGCTTGCTCAAAGAGCAATGGGAAAGGAATTCAGCCTTAAATTATGA
- a CDS encoding MarR family transcriptional regulator, with amino-acid sequence MNPKPFLVLSPIHRSIRAIDRYLSRIFQPKGFSVKEAHLLGYLLYYSPCTVNNLINVLGVKNSTLTSMITRLEDKELLKRKINSEDKRSFEIILTAKGKRVSADFHKYVRELEEKILKKLSNEDVNSLKKIVVEIEEVCK; translated from the coding sequence ATGAATCCGAAACCTTTTTTAGTTTTATCTCCGATTCACAGGTCTATTAGAGCAATAGACAGATATCTTTCACGGATTTTTCAACCGAAAGGTTTTTCTGTAAAAGAAGCCCACTTGCTGGGATATCTTTTGTATTATTCTCCTTGTACTGTGAACAATTTAATAAATGTACTTGGAGTAAAGAACTCCACACTTACATCAATGATTACCAGATTAGAAGATAAAGAACTGCTGAAAAGGAAAATAAATTCAGAGGATAAAAGAAGTTTTGAGATAATACTTACTGCAAAAGGAAAAAGAGTTTCTGCCGATTTTCATAAATACGTGAGAGAATTGGAAGAGAAAATCCTAAAAAAATTATCAAATGAAGATGTAAACAGCCTGAAAAAAATTGTTGTAGAAATAGAAGAAGTATGCAAATAA
- a CDS encoding MFS transporter: MTLRKEKLLLYTLATIQFTVIMDFMIMMPLGPQLMRIFEVNPSQFGIIVSSYTFAAGFTGIVGAFFIDRFDRKTALFYNYIGFSIGTILCALAPSYELLVTARIVTGLFGGVMGALVMSIVGDVIPEFRRATAMGIVMASFSVASIFGVPFGLFLANWAGWHMPFFFIGFMGLIVSGIIYKIVPSVKSHLTKEKPSPIQVLKNVFGSTMQVRALMFMFVLVLGQFSVIPYISPYLVANVGFPESNLTYMYLLGGAATIFTSPLIGRLADKYGKPKIFTIMALLSIIPLLTTTNMPHAPVWVVLTFSTLFFVFISGRMVPSMALITSAVTPQHRGSFMSVNSSALQLGSGVASFLSGLVITQSPAGEIQHYNLVGFGAVAFTLAAILIVRGIKPVSQEVKVTPDGQKVMTEEVHVMAEM; the protein is encoded by the coding sequence ATGACACTACGAAAAGAAAAACTTTTGCTGTACACACTGGCGACAATACAGTTTACTGTCATAATGGATTTTATGATTATGATGCCGCTTGGTCCTCAGCTTATGAGAATATTTGAAGTAAATCCTTCACAGTTCGGTATTATCGTTTCATCATATACTTTCGCTGCCGGATTTACAGGAATAGTCGGCGCTTTTTTTATCGACAGGTTCGATAGAAAGACTGCGCTCTTCTATAACTACATTGGCTTTTCTATAGGAACAATCCTTTGCGCATTAGCTCCCAGCTACGAACTTTTAGTTACAGCAAGAATTGTAACGGGCTTATTCGGCGGAGTTATGGGCGCGCTTGTTATGTCAATCGTCGGCGATGTTATCCCCGAGTTCAGAAGAGCTACTGCAATGGGTATTGTTATGGCATCGTTCTCTGTCGCTTCTATTTTCGGAGTACCGTTCGGATTATTTCTTGCTAACTGGGCCGGATGGCACATGCCGTTTTTCTTCATAGGTTTTATGGGATTAATAGTTAGCGGTATAATTTATAAAATTGTTCCGAGTGTTAAATCACATTTGACTAAAGAAAAACCTTCTCCTATACAAGTTTTGAAAAATGTCTTCGGCAGCACTATGCAGGTCCGCGCATTGATGTTTATGTTTGTTCTTGTGCTAGGTCAGTTCTCTGTGATTCCCTATATAAGTCCTTACTTAGTTGCTAACGTAGGATTTCCTGAATCGAACTTAACGTACATGTATTTGCTTGGGGGAGCGGCAACAATTTTTACATCTCCTTTAATCGGAAGACTTGCAGATAAATACGGCAAGCCGAAGATATTTACAATCATGGCATTGCTATCAATCATACCATTGCTTACAACGACAAATATGCCTCATGCTCCGGTATGGGTGGTTTTAACTTTCAGTACATTGTTCTTTGTTTTTATCAGCGGCAGAATGGTTCCTTCTATGGCATTGATAACATCTGCAGTAACTCCTCAGCACAGAGGAAGCTTTATGAGTGTTAACTCATCTGCGCTTCAGCTTGGTTCAGGTGTTGCATCGTTCTTATCGGGACTTGTTATAACTCAATCTCCTGCAGGAGAAATACAGCACTACAATTTAGTAGGCTTCGGAGCAGTGGCATTTACTCTTGCAGCTATACTAATTGTAAGAGGAATAAAGCCTGTATCACAGGAAGTTAAAGTCACTCCGGATGGCCAGAAAGTTATGACTGAAGAAGTACATGTAATGGCAGAGATGTAA
- a CDS encoding SDR family oxidoreductase produces MSKKILITGATGSVAGLTIQSILAKKADVSLRAYVRNPEKASNLKDLGIELVQGDFENQDALNKAAEGMDAVFSLTIANPNADKQGIAITKAAKHAGVKHIVRNSAIGAAADAPTENGKLHFATDEDIKASGLTYTIFRPHFFMQNLFFAIQTIKEQGNMYWGMGDGKLGLVDVRDLADSYAEVLVNGGHENKIYTPTGPESITFTDMAKIISDGLGKQVNYVQVTPDAVYDSLKGMGADDFTARLMKQYSIAYADNWGNFVNDDVETVTGHKARSFKQFFDEVMIHALK; encoded by the coding sequence ATGTCAAAAAAAATATTAATAACCGGAGCAACCGGTTCAGTTGCAGGATTAACAATACAAAGTATCCTTGCTAAAAAAGCAGATGTAAGTTTAAGAGCATATGTAAGAAATCCTGAGAAAGCATCTAATTTGAAAGACTTAGGTATTGAATTAGTACAGGGTGATTTTGAAAATCAGGATGCGCTCAATAAAGCCGCCGAAGGAATGGATGCAGTGTTCTCTCTTACAATTGCAAATCCAAATGCAGATAAGCAGGGGATTGCAATAACTAAGGCAGCTAAACACGCAGGTGTAAAACACATTGTAAGAAACTCTGCAATTGGCGCAGCAGCAGATGCTCCGACAGAAAACGGTAAATTACACTTTGCAACAGATGAAGATATCAAAGCATCAGGACTTACATACACAATTTTCCGCCCGCACTTCTTTATGCAGAATTTGTTTTTTGCAATACAGACTATAAAAGAACAGGGAAACATGTACTGGGGAATGGGCGACGGAAAATTAGGACTTGTTGACGTCCGCGATCTTGCTGACAGCTATGCTGAAGTTCTTGTAAACGGCGGCCATGAAAATAAGATCTATACTCCCACCGGTCCGGAGTCAATCACATTCACAGATATGGCAAAAATCATTTCAGACGGTTTAGGTAAACAGGTCAATTATGTACAGGTTACTCCCGATGCAGTATACGATTCATTAAAAGGAATGGGAGCCGATGATTTCACTGCAAGACTTATGAAACAATACTCAATTGCATATGCTGATAACTGGGGTAACTTTGTTAACGATGATGTAGAAACAGTTACAGGTCATAAAGCGAGAAGCTTTAAACAATTCTTTGATGAAGTAATGATTCATGCGCTGAAATAA
- a CDS encoding NAD(P)H-dependent oxidoreductase encodes MLNIAIVIGSVRTGRQSHKAAYFLEKKLNERKDVSVNVIDLIKYEIPILQERLGRTDNPPAAVKEAAAILDSADAIILVSPEYHGGMSGVLKNFLDYYTQEITRKPIGVVTTSGGKFGGINASHEIQKLILAIGSYPMPKKFLVSSVHEAFDNEFNVLKDDVAKGAEVFLDEYLWFANTITRGKNLDCKAA; translated from the coding sequence ATGTTAAACATAGCAATAGTAATTGGTTCCGTAAGGACCGGAAGACAGTCTCACAAAGCAGCATACTTTCTTGAAAAGAAATTAAATGAAAGAAAAGATGTAAGCGTAAACGTAATAGACTTAATTAAATATGAAATACCGATTCTTCAGGAAAGATTAGGCAGAACCGATAATCCTCCCGCTGCAGTAAAAGAAGCAGCCGCAATTTTAGATTCTGCAGATGCAATTATACTAGTATCTCCGGAATATCATGGCGGAATGTCAGGTGTATTGAAAAATTTTCTTGATTATTACACACAGGAAATTACCCGTAAACCAATCGGAGTTGTAACAACCTCAGGCGGCAAGTTTGGGGGAATAAATGCTTCGCACGAAATACAAAAGCTGATACTCGCAATCGGCTCCTATCCAATGCCGAAGAAATTTCTTGTTTCATCTGTGCACGAAGCATTTGATAATGAGTTCAATGTATTAAAAGATGATGTCGCAAAAGGCGCCGAAGTATTTCTTGATGAATATTTATGGTTTGCTAATACAATCACCAGAGGTAAAAATTTAGACTGCAAAGCAGCTTAA
- a CDS encoding VOC family protein: MEKVLENKIEILTEKYVVPAQTRIGHVHLKVSDLERSLKFYRDLLGFELVTMYGSQAAFISAGGYHHHIGLNTWHSKGMGPAPVIAAGLYHTAILYPTRKDLAVILDRLIQAGYPLRGASDHGVSEAIYLNDPDENGVELYWDKPEEQWPRNSDGSIVMVTEPLDLDDLLSELNKN; this comes from the coding sequence ATGGAAAAGGTTTTAGAAAATAAAATAGAAATACTTACAGAAAAATATGTTGTTCCTGCGCAAACAAGAATAGGACACGTGCACTTGAAGGTTTCAGACCTTGAGCGCTCATTAAAGTTCTATCGTGATTTGCTGGGATTTGAACTCGTTACTATGTACGGCAGCCAGGCTGCTTTTATTTCTGCAGGAGGATATCATCATCACATCGGTTTGAACACATGGCACAGTAAAGGAATGGGTCCTGCTCCTGTAATCGCTGCAGGCTTATACCATACTGCAATATTATATCCTACAAGAAAAGACCTTGCAGTGATTTTAGACAGACTGATACAGGCAGGTTATCCGTTAAGAGGCGCAAGTGACCACGGAGTATCTGAAGCAATCTACTTAAATGACCCTGATGAAAACGGAGTTGAATTATACTGGGATAAACCTGAAGAACAATGGCCGCGCAATTCTGACGGTTCGATTGTAATGGTAACAGAGCCATTAGACCTTGATGATTTACTAAGTGAATTAAATAAAAATTAA
- a CDS encoding pirin family protein, translating to MANIIVKANERGSADHGWLNAKHTFSFAGYYNPERVHFGLLRVFNDDIVAPGMGFGMHPHDNMEIVTIPIEGELEHKDSEGHHGVITQGEVQVMSAGSGLYHSEFNHSKEKEVNLMQIWVFPRERDIEPRYDQKAFPAEGRKNKFQVVASPEKDNGSLWLNQYVYFNLGDFDKDTTVKYERKLKNNGLWIFVIEGEAEVNGEKLERRDSMGITDTDTAEFKFTKDSKILIIDVPMN from the coding sequence ATGGCAAACATTATTGTAAAAGCAAACGAAAGAGGAAGCGCCGACCACGGATGGTTAAATGCAAAACATACGTTCAGTTTTGCCGGATATTATAATCCCGAGCGTGTTCATTTCGGTTTACTCCGCGTATTCAACGATGATATCGTTGCTCCGGGAATGGGATTCGGAATGCATCCGCATGACAACATGGAAATTGTGACAATCCCGATTGAAGGCGAGCTTGAACATAAAGACAGCGAAGGGCATCACGGTGTAATTACACAGGGTGAAGTACAGGTAATGTCAGCCGGTTCGGGGCTTTATCATTCCGAGTTTAATCACTCAAAAGAGAAGGAAGTAAACTTAATGCAGATATGGGTATTCCCGCGTGAAAGAGATATTGAGCCGAGATACGACCAGAAAGCATTTCCGGCAGAGGGAAGAAAAAATAAATTTCAGGTAGTCGCATCTCCTGAAAAAGATAACGGCTCTTTATGGCTGAATCAGTATGTGTATTTTAACTTAGGTGACTTTGATAAAGACACAACGGTAAAGTATGAAAGAAAACTGAAAAATAACGGATTATGGATTTTTGTTATCGAAGGTGAAGCTGAAGTTAACGGTGAAAAACTTGAAAGAAGAGATTCGATGGGAATAACAGATACAGATACAGCGGAATTCAAATTTACAAAAGATTCAAAAATATTGATCATAGATGTACCTATGAATTAA
- a CDS encoding thioredoxin family protein, translated as MKNIIDISKIKNRYTYEEYKNLSEELVEQQRTTGPSQSENLIEYTKLNYFRMARVDKTMVIKNDVKEAIQSIDEKKYWILITEAWCGDAAQIVPIIGRLAELNSNIELLIVLRDENLELMDKYLTNGGRSIPILISLNKNFKEEWHWGPRPRPAQAMVIENKETQALSFDEMKKQVQLWYAEDKTNTTQLEIMKKIKQAAFSSLNNSVNTVEEIKSKADITA; from the coding sequence ATGAAAAATATAATTGATATATCGAAGATTAAGAACCGGTATACTTATGAAGAATATAAGAACTTATCGGAAGAATTAGTCGAGCAGCAAAGAACAACAGGTCCTTCACAAAGTGAAAATCTGATTGAATATACAAAGCTGAATTACTTCAGAATGGCAAGAGTTGATAAGACAATGGTAATAAAAAATGATGTGAAGGAAGCAATACAGTCAATCGATGAAAAAAAATACTGGATACTTATAACTGAAGCATGGTGCGGCGACGCAGCTCAGATAGTTCCAATAATCGGAAGACTTGCAGAGCTAAACAGTAACATCGAATTACTGATTGTATTAAGAGATGAGAACCTTGAGCTGATGGATAAATATTTAACTAACGGCGGACGTTCAATTCCGATTCTGATTTCTTTAAATAAAAACTTTAAAGAAGAATGGCACTGGGGACCAAGACCGAGACCGGCCCAGGCTATGGTAATCGAGAATAAAGAAACCCAAGCATTAAGCTTTGACGAAATGAAAAAACAGGTTCAGCTTTGGTATGCAGAAGATAAAACGAACACGACTCAGTTAGAAATTATGAAAAAAATAAAACAGGCAGCTTTTTCATCTTTAAATAATTCTGTAAATACAGTTGAAGAGATAAAAAGTAAAGCCGATATAACAGCGTAA
- a CDS encoding YceI family protein — MKNLALSLLVLPLIAFIIAGCGKTESNTKTGEKTTTTETSKQNVAGSKELKVDAAASEVLWHAEKVVGKHDGTVKVKQGVINVKDGKIVGGTVDIDLATIANTDLTDAESNTKLVNHLKSEDFFDVAKFPTSKLEITEVTPIQNAAAGQPNYTVKANLTIRGVTKSITFPATLTVTDSKVTGTSTFDIDRTEFGLKYGSGKFFEGLGDKMIKDNFTMKFNVTAGI; from the coding sequence ATGAAAAATCTCGCACTTTCACTTTTAGTATTACCATTGATAGCATTCATAATAGCAGGATGCGGAAAAACAGAATCGAACACCAAAACAGGTGAAAAAACTACAACTACAGAAACATCAAAACAAAATGTTGCCGGCTCAAAAGAATTAAAAGTCGATGCTGCAGCAAGTGAAGTTTTATGGCATGCTGAAAAAGTTGTCGGTAAACATGACGGTACAGTAAAAGTAAAACAAGGTGTCATTAATGTTAAAGACGGAAAGATTGTTGGCGGAACAGTTGATATAGACTTAGCTACAATTGCAAATACAGATTTAACAGATGCAGAATCAAACACAAAATTAGTAAATCATTTAAAGTCAGAAGATTTTTTTGATGTTGCAAAATTCCCGACATCAAAGCTTGAAATCACGGAAGTAACTCCAATACAAAATGCAGCTGCAGGTCAGCCGAACTACACAGTAAAAGCTAACTTAACAATAAGAGGCGTTACAAAAAGCATAACATTTCCAGCAACATTAACAGTTACAGACAGCAAAGTTACAGGTACATCAACATTTGATATAGACAGAACAGAGTTCGGTTTAAAATACGGTTCAGGAAAATTTTTTGAAGGCTTAGGCGATAAGATGATTAAAGATAATTTCACAATGAAGTTTAATGTAACAGCAGGAATCTAA
- a CDS encoding MarR family transcriptional regulator yields the protein MKIEDEIQQKEFSSPMQKTIINIIFTANWLNLKFSQALKHYDLSLPQYNVLRILRGQKGCPATVNSITERMLDKSSNASRLVDKLKAKGLVDRRECPNDRRAVDILITDKGLALLKELDKEILHFDERLQKLEDEEMKAVNEILDKLRQKDSDAEITDDVIKVSNKEVTGVV from the coding sequence ATGAAAATAGAAGATGAAATACAACAGAAGGAGTTCAGTTCACCAATGCAAAAGACAATCATTAATATAATATTCACTGCCAATTGGCTGAACCTGAAGTTTTCGCAGGCATTGAAGCATTATGATTTATCTCTTCCTCAATATAATGTACTTAGAATATTGAGAGGGCAGAAGGGATGTCCCGCAACTGTAAACAGCATCACAGAAAGAATGTTGGATAAAAGCTCTAACGCTTCAAGACTTGTTGATAAGTTAAAAGCAAAAGGCCTGGTCGATAGACGCGAATGTCCGAACGACAGACGCGCAGTTGATATATTAATAACTGATAAAGGACTCGCACTCCTTAAAGAGCTTGATAAAGAAATTCTTCATTTTGATGAAAGACTTCAGAAACTTGAAGATGAAGAAATGAAAGCGGTTAATGAAATTCTGGATAAGTTAAGACAAAAAGATTCAGATGCAGAGATAACTGATGATGTTATAAAAGTAAGCAATAAAGAAGTAACGGGAGTGGTTTGA
- a CDS encoding divalent metal cation transporter produces the protein MDEPKGLKKILSVLGPGLITGASDDDPSGIATYSQAGAGFGLATLWTALITFPLMAAIQEMCARIGIVTNEGLTGTLKKHYPKPILYLMMVFSFPAIVLNIGADIQGMGAVANLLLPKVPTFAFSIIITAVILFCIIKFPYRKLAAILKWLCITLFLYIIVPFLVNTDWLAVLKSTVIPTIHLNKEFFSILTAILGTTISPYLFFWQASMEVEDRAKKGKYLVVNKKVINDMKFDVDFGMLSSNVVMFFIILTTGTVLFSAGITQIDTVEQAAKALEPIAGKLAYVIFTVGVIGTGFLAIPVLAGTLSYILAETFGWEQGLDKKFHEAKGFYITIIVSLLLGLSMDFLGISPIKALILTAILYGVSAPVMIGVILHICNNKKVMKNYTNTKLSNTLGIITFIIMTISAFALLYFQFF, from the coding sequence ATAGATGAACCTAAAGGATTGAAAAAAATTCTCAGTGTTCTTGGTCCCGGACTTATAACAGGAGCAAGCGACGACGATCCTTCAGGTATTGCAACGTATTCACAGGCAGGAGCCGGCTTCGGTCTTGCAACTCTCTGGACTGCATTGATAACTTTCCCGCTAATGGCAGCGATACAGGAAATGTGCGCCCGGATAGGAATTGTAACAAACGAAGGATTGACAGGCACTCTTAAGAAGCATTACCCAAAGCCGATTCTATATTTAATGATGGTGTTCAGCTTTCCTGCAATTGTGTTGAACATAGGCGCAGATATACAGGGCATGGGTGCAGTTGCAAATTTATTACTTCCAAAAGTGCCGACGTTTGCATTCAGTATTATTATTACAGCTGTGATTTTGTTTTGCATTATAAAATTCCCGTACAGAAAGCTTGCGGCAATTTTAAAATGGCTTTGCATAACTTTGTTCTTATATATCATCGTTCCGTTCTTAGTTAACACTGACTGGCTTGCAGTATTAAAGAGCACGGTGATTCCGACCATTCATCTTAATAAAGAATTTTTCAGTATACTCACTGCAATACTTGGTACTACTATTTCTCCTTATCTTTTCTTCTGGCAGGCTTCAATGGAAGTTGAAGACAGAGCGAAGAAAGGAAAGTATTTAGTTGTGAACAAGAAAGTAATTAACGATATGAAGTTTGATGTTGACTTCGGAATGTTATCATCTAATGTTGTAATGTTTTTTATTATTCTTACAACAGGTACAGTATTATTCAGCGCGGGTATTACTCAGATAGATACTGTTGAGCAGGCTGCAAAAGCGCTTGAACCGATCGCGGGGAAGCTTGCTTACGTAATTTTTACAGTCGGAGTAATAGGTACGGGATTTCTTGCAATCCCGGTTTTAGCCGGCACGCTTTCTTATATTCTTGCTGAGACATTCGGATGGGAACAGGGGCTTGATAAAAAATTTCATGAAGCCAAAGGATTTTATATTACAATTATTGTATCATTACTTTTGGGTTTATCGATGGATTTTTTAGGAATAAGTCCGATAAAGGCATTGATACTAACAGCAATTTTGTACGGAGTTTCAGCTCCGGTTATGATTGGTGTAATCCTGCACATCTGCAACAACAAAAAAGTAATGAAGAATTATACGAACACAAAACTCTCTAACACCTTGGGAATTATAACATTTATAATAATGACAATTTCCGCTTTTGCCCTTCTTTATTTTCAATTCTTTTGA
- a CDS encoding DUF488 domain-containing protein, whose product MEKRIYTIGHSTHSIDEFILMLKSFDVEILADIRSFPGSRRYPHFNKENLELSLTKNNIEYVHFKELGGRRKANPDSKNIAWRSETFRGYADYMETKEFKSAIDALQKIAEKKVTTYMCAEAVWWSCHRSLVSDYLKVRGWEVMHIMSIEKLQEHPYTSAANIVNGKLDYTKIKSENYDLFE is encoded by the coding sequence ATGGAAAAACGTATATATACAATTGGCCACTCAACTCATTCAATAGATGAATTTATATTAATGCTGAAGTCATTTGATGTAGAAATTCTTGCCGATATAAGAAGTTTTCCCGGTTCACGCCGCTATCCTCATTTTAACAAAGAAAATCTTGAGTTATCGCTTACAAAAAATAATATTGAGTACGTTCATTTTAAGGAGCTTGGGGGAAGAAGGAAGGCAAATCCGGATTCTAAGAATATTGCATGGCGAAGTGAAACTTTCAGAGGTTATGCAGATTATATGGAAACAAAAGAGTTTAAATCGGCTATTGATGCTCTGCAAAAAATTGCGGAAAAGAAAGTTACTACTTATATGTGTGCCGAAGCAGTTTGGTGGAGCTGCCATCGTTCATTGGTTTCAGATTATTTGAAAGTCAGAGGATGGGAAGTTATGCATATAATGAGTATTGAAAAACTACAGGAGCATCCATATACATCCGCAGCAAATATTGTGAACGGTAAACTGGATTACACAAAAATCAAAAGTGAAAACTATGATTTGTTTGAATAA
- a CDS encoding GNAT family N-acetyltransferase, translating to MIKVVRTASDNPDFRKLIAELDKDLWKMNYSNQGHYDKHNIIESLPTVVIAYDSDNAVACGCFKKFNETSAEVKRMYVAPLHRGKGISRMILTELENWAKENGYAKTILETGTAQIEAIGLYQNSGYTLTENYGPYIGMTDSICMEKSL from the coding sequence GTGATAAAAGTTGTAAGAACTGCAAGTGATAATCCTGACTTTAGAAAATTAATTGCTGAGCTGGATAAGGATTTGTGGAAGATGAATTATTCTAATCAGGGACATTATGATAAACATAATATTATAGAAAGTCTTCCGACAGTTGTTATTGCTTATGATTCGGATAATGCAGTCGCCTGCGGATGCTTTAAAAAATTTAATGAGACTTCAGCTGAAGTAAAAAGAATGTACGTTGCTCCTTTACACAGAGGAAAGGGGATATCAAGAATGATATTAACTGAGCTTGAAAACTGGGCGAAGGAAAACGGTTATGCTAAAACAATTTTAGAAACAGGAACTGCACAGATAGAAGCAATCGGTTTATACCAAAATTCAGGTTATACTTTAACAGAAAACTACGGTCCTTATATAGGAATGACTGACAGCATTTGCATGGAAAAGAGTTTGTAA
- a CDS encoding T9SS type A sorting domain-containing protein, with protein MRKTILILLAILVVSQFVPGSVFAWDTTAAKYYPLKVGNSYTFKNKIYMLACYELNTGTSQITITGETVMPNGKKYFEFSNTYFDTTFITFWKFQRIDSATMNVYGYRTSNQTEYLIDSLLGSTNSTFKSCRFEIPAKQGIYGALQSQMIFGSQRMVRFNNVTHYPAIISYTLIEGIGYGGYYYCLDDGASSELISCVIDGVVMTPVTQTSTEVPDRFSLKQNYPNPFNPVTKINYELRTAGFVSIKVYDVMGKELSQLVNENQTTGSYEVTFDGTNLPSGVYYYRIETEGFSEVKKMNLVK; from the coding sequence ATGAGAAAAACAATATTAATATTGTTAGCGATTTTAGTAGTTTCACAATTCGTACCAGGTTCCGTTTTTGCCTGGGATACAACAGCAGCAAAGTATTATCCTTTGAAGGTTGGGAACAGTTATACTTTTAAGAACAAAATATATATGTTAGCATGTTATGAGTTAAATACTGGTACATCTCAAATAACGATAACAGGTGAAACAGTCATGCCAAACGGAAAAAAATATTTTGAATTTTCCAATACTTATTTCGATACCACTTTTATAACTTTTTGGAAATTTCAGAGAATTGATTCGGCAACAATGAATGTGTACGGCTACAGAACATCAAATCAAACTGAATATCTTATTGATAGCCTGTTGGGGTCAACTAACAGTACTTTTAAATCTTGCCGCTTTGAGATTCCCGCGAAGCAGGGTATATACGGAGCTCTTCAAAGCCAAATGATTTTTGGCTCCCAAAGAATGGTTAGATTTAATAATGTTACACATTATCCTGCAATTATTTCATACACTCTCATTGAAGGAATTGGATACGGAGGATATTATTATTGTCTTGATGATGGAGCTTCGTCAGAATTAATTAGTTGTGTTATTGACGGAGTTGTAATGACTCCGGTAACACAAACTTCAACTGAAGTCCCGGATAGATTTTCATTGAAACAAAATTATCCGAACCCTTTTAATCCTGTTACAAAGATAAATTATGAGTTAAGAACGGCAGGATTTGTTTCAATAAAAGTTTATGACGTTATGGGTAAAGAATTATCACAACTTGTGAATGAAAATCAGACTACCGGCAGTTATGAAGTTACTTTTGACGGAACGAACTTACCGTCTGGAGTTTATTATTATAGAATAGAGACAGAAGGATTTTCAGAGGTAAAAAAAATGAACCTCGTGAAATAA